From Streptomyces zhihengii, the proteins below share one genomic window:
- a CDS encoding DUF4126 domain-containing protein, with the protein MSVLPLAFTSAWASGINAYAVVLLLGLFGVTGVSDEVPAALQRTDVLIAAGVLFLCEAVADKIPYVDSLWDSVHTVVRPLAGAVVAALIAGESGSLPEVAAGVLGGSTALMSHLVKAGTRMAVNTSPEPFSNIGVSLAEDLGVAGIVTFAIFHPVAAAVVAACLLLAGIVTVVFLASRIRRFLRRRAQRREERRLAGEGARHGPGL; encoded by the coding sequence GTGTCCGTACTCCCCCTCGCCTTCACCAGTGCCTGGGCCAGCGGGATCAACGCCTACGCGGTGGTCCTGCTCCTCGGCCTCTTCGGCGTGACCGGCGTCAGCGACGAGGTGCCCGCCGCGCTCCAGCGCACCGACGTGCTGATCGCCGCCGGTGTGCTGTTCCTCTGCGAGGCGGTGGCGGACAAGATCCCCTACGTCGACTCGCTGTGGGACTCCGTCCACACGGTCGTCCGCCCGCTCGCCGGCGCCGTCGTGGCCGCCCTGATCGCCGGGGAGAGCGGCTCGCTGCCCGAGGTCGCCGCCGGGGTGCTGGGCGGTTCCACCGCGCTGATGAGCCATCTGGTGAAGGCCGGCACCAGGATGGCGGTCAACACCTCCCCCGAGCCGTTCAGCAACATCGGCGTGAGCCTCGCCGAGGACCTGGGCGTCGCGGGGATCGTCACCTTCGCGATATTCCATCCCGTGGCCGCGGCGGTGGTCGCCGCCTGCCTGCTGCTGGCCGGCATCGTGACCGTGGTCTTCCTGGCGTCCAGGATCCGGCGCTTCCTGCGGCGGCGGGCGCAGCGCCGGGAGGAGCGGCGCCTGGCCGGCGAGGGCGCCCGGCACGGGCCGGGGCTCTGA
- a CDS encoding TetR/AcrR family transcriptional regulator, with amino-acid sequence MDSSSTRRRATRAKLYEAAVTLIAEQGFSATTVDEIAERAGVAKGTVYYNFKSKTELFEELLRHGVGLLTASLRQAADEASERGGTTVEALDGMIRAGLVFIDRYPAFTQLYVAELWRTNRAWQSTLLVVRQEAVAVVEAVLREGVESGELSEEIDIPLTAAALVGMVLVAALDWQAFQRERSLDDVHGALSLLLHGRVSGRRD; translated from the coding sequence ATGGACAGCAGCAGCACCAGACGCCGGGCGACCCGCGCCAAGCTCTACGAGGCCGCGGTGACCCTCATCGCCGAGCAGGGGTTCTCCGCCACCACGGTGGACGAGATCGCCGAGCGGGCCGGGGTCGCCAAGGGCACGGTCTACTACAACTTCAAGAGCAAGACCGAGCTGTTCGAGGAGTTGCTCCGCCACGGCGTCGGCCTGCTGACGGCGTCCCTGCGGCAGGCCGCGGACGAGGCGTCGGAGCGCGGCGGCACCACGGTCGAGGCGCTGGACGGGATGATCCGCGCGGGCCTGGTGTTCATCGACCGCTATCCGGCGTTCACCCAGCTCTACGTCGCGGAGCTGTGGCGCACCAACCGGGCCTGGCAGTCGACGCTGCTGGTGGTCCGGCAGGAGGCCGTCGCCGTCGTGGAGGCGGTGCTGCGCGAGGGCGTGGAGTCGGGCGAGCTGAGCGAGGAGATCGACATCCCGCTCACCGCCGCCGCGCTGGTCGGCATGGTGCTGGTGGCCGCCCTGGACTGGCAGGCGTTCCAGCGGGAACGGTCGCTGGACGATGTGCACGGGGCGCTCTCGCTGCTGCTGCACGGCCGGGTGAGCGGCCGCCGCGACTGA
- a CDS encoding YhgE/Pip family protein — protein sequence MRSPKLAALELKRFGRGKLPRAALVAVLLLPLLYGALYLWSFWDPYGRLDRIPVALVNDDRGASAAGRTVHAGDEITEGLRDSEVFEWHEVGAAEAQRGVEDGTYYLSLTMPEDFSRRIASSSGDSPETGALRVRTNDANNYIVGQISRTVFSEVRTAASTNASRGFLDRIFISFSDIHDATAEAAKGADELKDGVGRAKKGSQDLADGLKDAKAGSGKLAGGLKRLDKGAAELETGSRQVAAGTQQLADRVNGVAEDVRPYLEDNGKRIGDTARLVADSSRAVRHNLGILVKTAPGSAALAHKSADELSAMYRTRCEENVLPDPSFCPALERAEVTAADVAAVADDVNALVSTSKGDLKTLDGHLRTLEKQAGLLAERAPRLDEDLEYAVGKINELNAGALKVAGGADTLHTGLTTARTGSADLDGGVGRLKKGAGDLNGGLFRLSGGSEELAGGLNAGVGKIPDYDEDDRDRRTEVMADPVRLAADSLHEAPNYGTGFAPYFIPLSLWVGAMVAYMIIAPLNRRALAAGASAWRIALAGWLPVAAVGVLQVAALMAVLHWGLGLRAARAAGTVAFLALVTCCFTAIVQWLNARFGAAGRILVLAVLMLQLTSAGGTYPVQTSPAFFQAIHPFLPMSYVVEALRRLITGGGLGPVWQAVAVLAAFTAAALALTALSARRRQVWTLDRLHPELSL from the coding sequence ATGCGCTCGCCGAAACTGGCCGCGCTTGAGCTGAAGCGGTTCGGCAGGGGGAAGCTGCCGCGCGCGGCGCTGGTGGCGGTGCTGCTGCTGCCGCTGCTCTACGGAGCGCTGTACCTGTGGTCGTTCTGGGACCCGTACGGCAGGCTCGACCGGATCCCCGTCGCCCTCGTCAACGACGACCGCGGGGCGAGTGCCGCGGGCCGCACGGTCCACGCGGGCGACGAGATCACCGAGGGCCTGCGCGACAGCGAGGTCTTCGAGTGGCACGAGGTCGGCGCCGCAGAGGCGCAAAGGGGCGTGGAGGACGGCACGTACTACCTCTCGCTGACCATGCCGGAGGACTTCAGCCGCCGTATCGCCTCCAGTTCGGGCGACAGCCCGGAGACGGGCGCGCTCCGGGTGCGGACGAACGACGCGAACAACTACATCGTCGGCCAGATATCGCGGACGGTGTTCTCCGAGGTGCGCACGGCGGCGTCCACGAACGCCTCGCGCGGATTCCTGGACCGCATCTTCATCTCGTTCTCCGACATCCACGACGCCACCGCCGAGGCCGCGAAGGGCGCCGACGAGCTGAAGGACGGCGTCGGCAGGGCGAAGAAGGGCTCGCAGGACCTCGCGGACGGGCTGAAGGACGCCAAGGCCGGCAGCGGGAAGCTGGCCGGCGGCCTCAAGCGCCTCGACAAGGGCGCCGCCGAGCTGGAGACCGGCTCCCGGCAGGTCGCGGCCGGCACCCAGCAGCTCGCGGACAGGGTCAACGGCGTCGCCGAGGACGTCCGCCCGTATCTCGAGGACAACGGGAAGAGGATCGGCGACACCGCGCGGCTGGTGGCCGACTCCTCGCGGGCCGTGCGCCACAACCTCGGCATCCTGGTGAAGACCGCCCCGGGCAGCGCGGCGCTCGCCCACAAGTCGGCGGACGAGCTGAGCGCGATGTACCGGACCAGGTGCGAGGAGAACGTGCTGCCGGACCCGTCGTTCTGCCCCGCGCTGGAGCGCGCCGAGGTCACGGCGGCCGATGTCGCGGCCGTCGCCGACGACGTCAACGCCCTCGTGTCCACGAGCAAGGGCGATCTGAAGACTCTCGACGGCCACCTGCGGACGCTGGAGAAGCAGGCCGGTCTGCTCGCCGAGCGGGCGCCCCGGCTGGACGAGGACCTGGAGTACGCGGTCGGGAAGATCAACGAACTCAACGCGGGTGCCCTCAAGGTGGCCGGCGGCGCCGACACCCTGCACACCGGACTCACCACCGCGCGCACCGGCTCCGCGGACCTGGACGGCGGGGTGGGCCGGCTGAAGAAGGGCGCGGGCGATCTGAACGGCGGCCTCTTCCGGCTGTCCGGCGGCTCCGAGGAGCTGGCCGGCGGCCTCAACGCGGGCGTCGGGAAGATCCCCGACTACGACGAGGACGACCGCGACCGCCGCACCGAGGTGATGGCCGATCCGGTCCGGCTCGCGGCCGATTCCCTGCACGAGGCCCCCAACTACGGCACCGGCTTCGCCCCGTACTTCATCCCGCTCTCCCTGTGGGTGGGCGCGATGGTCGCCTACATGATCATCGCGCCGCTCAACCGGCGGGCCCTCGCGGCGGGCGCCTCGGCCTGGCGGATCGCGCTGGCCGGCTGGCTGCCGGTGGCGGCGGTCGGCGTGCTCCAGGTCGCCGCGCTGATGGCGGTGCTCCACTGGGGGCTGGGCCTGCGGGCCGCGCGGGCGGCCGGCACCGTCGCCTTCCTGGCACTGGTCACCTGCTGCTTCACCGCGATCGTGCAGTGGCTCAACGCCCGCTTCGGCGCGGCCGGGCGGATCCTGGTGCTCGCCGTGCTGATGCTCCAGCTCACCTCCGCGGGCGGCACCTACCCCGTGCAGACGAGCCCCGCGTTCTTCCAGGCGATCCACCCGTTCCTGCCGATGAGCTACGTGGTGGAGGCGCTGCGCAGGCTGATCACGGGCGGCGGGCTCGGCCCGGTCTGGCAGGCGGTGGCGGTGCTGGCCGCCTTCACCGCGGCGGCCCTCGCGCTGACGGCCCTGTCGGCCCGCCGCCGGCAGGTGTGGACACTGGACCGGCTCCACCCGGAGCTGAGCCTGTGA
- a CDS encoding ATP-binding cassette domain-containing protein, whose amino-acid sequence MENARGAAVTAEGLGLKGPRGWAFRSVDLDVPAGTLVAVEGPSGSGRTCLLLALTGRMRPSEGRAEVAGLALPRRMAAVRRISALGPVPGVSDLDPALTVAEHLRERALLQRRFGGPFRALLHPRATRAEARARLDEALAAAGLDLETLPKQGRTAVRDLERLEALRLSVALALVGRPRLLAVDDTDLKLSDAERAEAWELLSGLAASGTTVLAVCSQAPEGVATVVRTTGTPAAKTPGAGGDGGPAGTGTAAPAADGPGTDTGADTGPETAPDTGTGPGDDTASAAARGPEATPATTGDAPGTDAAPATATTEQDTTEEGAADALAETGRA is encoded by the coding sequence GTGGAGAACGCCCGTGGAGCGGCCGTCACGGCCGAGGGGCTGGGCCTCAAGGGGCCCCGGGGATGGGCGTTCCGCTCGGTGGACCTCGACGTCCCGGCGGGCACGCTGGTGGCGGTCGAGGGCCCGTCGGGCTCCGGGCGCACCTGTCTGCTGCTGGCCCTCACCGGCCGGATGCGGCCGTCCGAGGGCCGCGCCGAGGTGGCCGGCCTGGCGCTGCCGCGCAGGATGGCGGCGGTCCGGCGGATCAGCGCGCTCGGTCCCGTGCCGGGCGTCAGCGACCTCGACCCGGCGCTGACCGTCGCCGAGCACCTGCGGGAACGCGCCCTGCTCCAGCGGCGCTTCGGCGGTCCGTTCCGCGCGCTGCTCCATCCGCGGGCGACCCGGGCCGAGGCCCGGGCGCGGCTCGACGAGGCGCTGGCGGCGGCCGGCCTCGACCTGGAGACCCTCCCGAAGCAGGGCCGCACGGCGGTGCGCGACCTGGAGCGCCTGGAGGCGCTCCGGCTCTCCGTCGCCCTGGCCCTCGTCGGCCGGCCGCGGCTGCTGGCGGTCGACGACACGGACCTCAAGCTCTCCGACGCGGAGCGCGCCGAGGCGTGGGAGCTGCTGAGCGGCCTCGCCGCCTCCGGGACCACGGTGCTGGCCGTGTGCAGCCAGGCTCCCGAGGGCGTCGCGACGGTGGTCCGCACCACCGGCACGCCCGCGGCGAAGACCCCCGGTGCCGGCGGGGACGGGGGGCCCGCCGGCACCGGGACGGCGGCCCCGGCCGCCGACGGCCCCGGAACGGACACCGGAGCGGACACCGGACCGGAGACCGCACCGGACACCGGAACAGGCCCCGGCGACGACACCGCCTCCGCGGCCGCCCGCGGCCCCGAGGCGACCCCCGCCACCACCGGCGACGCCCCCGGCACCGACGCGGCTCCCGCCACCGCCACCACCGAGCAGGACACGACCGAGGAGGGGGCGGCCGATGCGCTCGCCGAAACTGGCCGCGCTTGA
- a CDS encoding MASE1 domain-containing protein, whose protein sequence is MRALTSREAGLVLLRIAAMAALYYGAAELGLQQQLVRGQVTPLWPPTGVAVAGLLAVGPRVWPGIALGAFLANVSLGPSIPAVLLIVAGNTLAPVCAYLLLRRAGFRTELDRLRDVPALVFLGALGGMLVSATVGSAVLLVSGAIDGSDFWPTWSVWWTGDAMGVLVVTPFLLMLRRVRRPVGAGWPRWAEAAALAAGTVLVTHLATRTSNASLLFLVFPFLIWAAYRFRQPGAATCTLAVSTLAILAAAGGSGPFAGHDLFSNMVTLQAFNGTAALTALLLAAVVTERDETHQEIKRLCSRLAEVVAQIEPRPEAYGRTGYEPGYEAGDSVADGSGAEPPAGAEGESGAGAVRSPGGPDRHERRASYGRAADAEGAGFREAGLRDADLRDADAAGAEVRGAEVRGAEVRSTEARGTDVSRTDVSGTEARRDDES, encoded by the coding sequence GTGCGCGCCCTGACGTCCCGCGAGGCCGGACTCGTGCTGCTGCGGATCGCGGCGATGGCGGCGCTCTACTACGGGGCGGCCGAACTGGGCCTCCAGCAGCAGCTCGTGCGCGGCCAGGTCACCCCGCTGTGGCCGCCCACCGGGGTGGCCGTGGCCGGACTGCTCGCGGTGGGCCCGCGGGTGTGGCCCGGGATCGCCCTGGGCGCGTTCCTCGCCAACGTGTCGCTCGGCCCCTCGATACCCGCGGTGCTGCTGATCGTCGCGGGCAACACGCTCGCCCCGGTCTGCGCGTACCTGCTGCTGCGGCGGGCCGGGTTCCGGACGGAGCTGGACCGGCTGCGGGACGTGCCCGCCCTGGTCTTCCTCGGCGCCCTCGGTGGGATGCTGGTCAGCGCGACGGTCGGCTCGGCGGTGCTGCTGGTCTCGGGGGCGATCGACGGCAGCGACTTCTGGCCCACCTGGTCCGTGTGGTGGACCGGCGACGCGATGGGCGTGCTGGTGGTGACCCCGTTCCTGCTGATGCTGCGCAGGGTGCGGCGGCCCGTCGGGGCGGGGTGGCCGCGCTGGGCGGAGGCGGCCGCCCTGGCGGCGGGCACGGTCCTCGTGACCCATCTGGCGACCCGCACCTCGAACGCCTCGCTGCTGTTCCTGGTCTTCCCGTTCCTGATCTGGGCGGCATACCGCTTCCGGCAGCCCGGCGCCGCGACCTGCACGCTGGCGGTCTCGACGCTGGCCATCCTGGCCGCCGCGGGCGGGAGCGGGCCGTTCGCCGGCCACGACCTGTTCTCGAACATGGTGACGCTCCAGGCGTTCAACGGGACCGCCGCGCTCACGGCCCTGCTGCTCGCGGCCGTGGTCACCGAACGCGACGAGACGCATCAGGAGATCAAGCGGCTGTGCTCCCGGCTGGCCGAGGTGGTCGCCCAGATCGAGCCCCGCCCGGAGGCGTACGGCCGGACCGGGTACGAGCCGGGGTACGAGGCCGGCGACTCCGTCGCGGACGGTTCCGGCGCGGAGCCCCCCGCCGGGGCGGAAGGCGAGTCCGGGGCCGGGGCGGTCCGGTCCCCGGGGGGACCGGACCGGCACGAGCGGCGCGCGTCCTACGGGCGGGCGGCCGACGCGGAGGGCGCCGGATTCCGGGAGGCCGGCCTGCGGGACGCGGACCTGCGGGACGCCGACGCGGCGGGCGCGGAGGTGCGGGGCGCGGAGGTGCGGGGCGCGGAGGTGCGCAGCACCGAAGCCCGCGGCACCGACGTGAGCAGGACCGACGTCAGCGGAACCGAGGCCCGGCGGGACGACGAGAGCTGA
- a CDS encoding PP2C family protein-serine/threonine phosphatase translates to MRGEHPDPPGSAQQLLVTLGQLVDQALERIKYQRARVELAMALQRHMLPPGLPELPGLRIAARYTPARDGLDVGGDWYDAFVMADGSLALAIGDVQGHDVEAIAFMGQVRTSLRAVAGTTADTREVLARANDLLISMGCGLFATCCFLRFDPVSRDLTVSRAGHVPMVWATASGRTGVALDLGGAPLGIMPGETYPVTRRRLNEGGVLVLLTDGVVEGPRYPIEAGLAEVVRLVEAGRQADPGVLASAVVRVADLTGHRDDAAVLVVRYDGPDADASAP, encoded by the coding sequence ATGCGTGGAGAACACCCCGACCCGCCCGGCAGTGCGCAGCAACTCCTCGTCACCCTCGGGCAGCTCGTCGATCAGGCCTTGGAGCGGATCAAGTACCAGCGCGCCCGGGTCGAGCTCGCGATGGCCCTCCAGCGGCACATGCTGCCGCCCGGGCTGCCGGAGCTGCCGGGACTGCGCATCGCCGCCCGCTACACCCCGGCGCGGGACGGGCTGGACGTGGGCGGGGACTGGTACGACGCCTTCGTGATGGCGGACGGGTCGCTGGCGCTCGCGATCGGGGACGTCCAGGGCCACGACGTCGAGGCGATCGCGTTCATGGGCCAGGTCCGCACCAGTCTCCGGGCGGTCGCCGGGACGACGGCCGACACCCGGGAGGTGCTGGCCCGCGCCAACGACCTGCTGATCTCGATGGGCTGCGGCCTCTTCGCAACCTGCTGCTTCCTGCGGTTCGACCCGGTCAGCCGGGATCTGACGGTGTCGCGCGCCGGACACGTGCCGATGGTGTGGGCGACGGCGAGCGGCCGTACGGGGGTGGCGCTCGATCTCGGGGGCGCGCCGCTCGGGATCATGCCGGGCGAGACCTATCCGGTGACCCGCAGGCGGCTGAACGAGGGCGGGGTCCTGGTCCTGCTCACGGACGGGGTGGTGGAGGGCCCCCGGTACCCGATCGAGGCCGGGCTCGCGGAGGTGGTGCGGCTGGTGGAGGCGGGGCGGCAGGCCGACCCCGGTGTGCTGGCGTCGGCCGTGGTGCGGGTGGCCGACCTGACGGGGCACCGTGACGACGCGGCCGTGCTGGTGGTGCGCTACGACGGGCCGGATGCCGATGCCTCCGCGCCCTGA
- a CDS encoding SAV_6107 family HEPN domain-containing protein, whose protein sequence is MASHSAAAAARRRATGPAPSSTGPARDVHPVLRRESAPPAALDLLAQARAGLDEAASLPVPNERYATAHLAALRTAAAVLAARGRPEANSRQRRRIRSVWEVLPETAPELDEWSLLFAAGAERRARAEAGIRGAASTRDADDLLRDAGMFLRIVERLLVLQPALPRPRHDLPDPGGDGPVG, encoded by the coding sequence ATGGCCAGCCACTCCGCAGCCGCCGCCGCGCGGCGCCGCGCCACCGGCCCTGCCCCCTCATCGACCGGACCGGCGCGTGACGTCCACCCGGTCCTGCGCCGGGAGTCCGCCCCGCCCGCCGCTCTCGACCTGCTCGCCCAGGCCCGTGCCGGCCTGGACGAGGCCGCGTCCCTCCCCGTCCCCAACGAGCGGTACGCCACGGCCCACCTCGCCGCCCTGCGCACGGCGGCGGCCGTGCTGGCGGCGCGCGGCCGGCCCGAGGCCAACTCCCGGCAGCGCCGGCGCATACGCAGCGTCTGGGAGGTCCTGCCGGAGACGGCGCCCGAACTGGACGAGTGGAGCCTGCTCTTCGCCGCCGGGGCCGAGCGGCGGGCGAGGGCCGAGGCCGGCATCCGGGGCGCCGCGAGCACCCGGGACGCCGACGACCTGCTGCGCGACGCGGGAATGTTCCTGCGCATCGTCGAGCGGCTGCTCGTGCTCCAGCCCGCACTGCCCCGCCCCCGGCACGACCTGCCCGATCCGGGAGGTGACGGCCCCGTGGGCTGA
- a CDS encoding class I SAM-dependent methyltransferase, whose translation MVWEVLQEALDRRVKAAGTDGLDVLDTGGGTGNFAVPVARLGHRVTVVDPSPNALFALERRAAEAGVADRVRGVQGDIHGLFDVVDRGGYDAVLCHGVLEYVDDPAGDLRHAVEALRPGGALSLLAAGLGGAVIARALAGHFGEARQALDDPDGRWGSGDPVPRRFTADQLTGLVAGAGAEVSAVHGVRVFADLVPGVLVDTEPGALDALLKLEAAAAELAAFHSVATQLHVLGEKRA comes from the coding sequence GTGGTCTGGGAGGTCCTCCAGGAAGCCCTCGACCGCCGGGTCAAGGCCGCCGGGACGGACGGTCTGGACGTGCTCGACACCGGCGGCGGCACGGGCAACTTCGCGGTGCCCGTCGCCCGGCTCGGCCACCGGGTCACCGTCGTCGACCCCAGCCCCAACGCCCTGTTCGCGCTGGAGCGCCGCGCCGCCGAGGCCGGCGTCGCCGACCGGGTCCGCGGGGTGCAGGGCGACATCCACGGCCTGTTCGACGTGGTCGACCGCGGCGGGTACGACGCGGTCCTGTGCCACGGCGTCCTGGAGTACGTCGACGACCCGGCCGGCGATCTGCGCCACGCGGTCGAGGCGCTGCGCCCCGGCGGCGCCCTCAGCCTGCTCGCCGCCGGGCTCGGCGGCGCGGTGATCGCCCGCGCCCTGGCCGGCCACTTCGGCGAGGCCCGTCAGGCCCTGGACGACCCGGACGGACGCTGGGGCTCCGGCGACCCCGTGCCACGGCGCTTCACCGCCGACCAGCTCACCGGTCTGGTCGCCGGAGCGGGCGCCGAGGTCTCGGCCGTGCACGGCGTACGGGTCTTCGCGGACCTCGTCCCGGGCGTCCTCGTGGACACCGAGCCGGGCGCGCTGGACGCGCTGCTGAAGCTGGAGGCCGCCGCCGCGGAACTCGCGGCCTTCCACTCCGTCGCGACCCAACTGCACGTCCTGGGCGAGAAGCGCGCCTGA
- a CDS encoding DUF3040 domain-containing protein, whose amino-acid sequence MPLSEHEQRMLEQMERALYAEDPKFATALEGSGLRTYTRRRVYQAVAGFLVGIALLMAGMVAQQIWISVVGFLVMLGCAVLAVTGWRKAPKPGEQQTPGAPAARRQHHQRRSMMNRIEQRWQRRRDEQQGQ is encoded by the coding sequence GTGCCGCTCTCGGAGCACGAGCAGCGCATGCTCGAGCAGATGGAGCGAGCGCTGTACGCCGAAGATCCCAAGTTCGCTACAGCGCTCGAGGGAAGCGGGCTGCGTACGTACACCCGGCGACGGGTCTACCAGGCAGTCGCAGGCTTCCTGGTGGGTATCGCGCTCCTCATGGCCGGAATGGTCGCGCAGCAGATCTGGATCAGCGTGGTGGGCTTCCTCGTGATGCTCGGCTGCGCGGTGCTGGCGGTCACCGGCTGGCGCAAGGCTCCCAAACCGGGTGAGCAGCAGACCCCGGGTGCCCCGGCCGCACGCCGGCAGCACCATCAGCGCAGGTCCATGATGAACAGGATCGAGCAGCGGTGGCAGCGCCGCCGCGACGAGCAGCAGGGCCAGTGA
- a CDS encoding transglutaminase TgpA family protein — MSGRVRLALCAYAATLLAAGALLPLVDESGWMIQATVLLALQSGAGALARRVPLARPLTIALQALVTLLALTVLFVRDFAVVWLLPGPEAFARFGDLFTAGYDDVSRYAIPAPATDGIRLMIIGGVLVVGLVVDALAVTYRSAAPAGLPLLALYTVAAGLSDGGANWLWFVLAAVGYLLLLLAEGRDRLSQWGRVFGGAPRGRGRQSSALDASAPAHAPVRTGRRIGVVALGVSLVVPAVLPALDGGLFDGTGSGPGRGSGGGGTISAVNPLVSLQDSLNQPTNREVLRYRTNAPDTKGMYLRIVALDRFDGTSWRSSERKVENVPDRLPEPSGLSPAVAVTEVRTNLSAAGSYKQSWLPMPYPATKVTIDGRWRYEPTGRTLVGDRGQTTGGVQYSVSSLVVRPTKEQLAQALAPPSELKREYTQVPDSLPDSVAATARRITEGSANDFERATKLQKWFAEDGGFTYNTQVRSGTGAAAITRFLEQKEGFCVHFSFSMAAMARTLGIPARVAVGFTPGTPQSDGTMSVGLRDAHAWPELYFDGIGWTRFEPTPSRGTTPEYAQEETPAGDTADPAQPETDTGAQPSQAPASPDACPEPERRLGECGAATPGDVEEQEGQGFPWTTVLFTGLGVLAVVLLLLLPLLLRIMARTRRLNALRAPAPPPPGSPGAAPPAGTPDGKQVTGTVTVPQDPAGTLAVWQEITDTAWDLGIVPDESLTPRRAAARLVTEGGLTDEPAAAVHRTARAVEEVLYAPDPRPVTGLAEDARLIRSGLREQVSTWVRLRALLLPRSSVRVMWALSERWSDLTDRWSPRRLPLDRLTSLLRRPTRQRG, encoded by the coding sequence ATGAGCGGTCGCGTGAGGCTGGCCCTGTGCGCCTACGCGGCGACACTGCTGGCGGCGGGCGCCCTGCTGCCCCTGGTCGACGAGTCCGGCTGGATGATCCAGGCGACCGTGCTGCTGGCGCTCCAGAGCGGGGCGGGCGCGCTGGCCCGGCGGGTGCCGCTGGCCAGGCCGCTGACGATCGCCCTCCAGGCGCTGGTCACGCTGCTCGCCCTGACGGTGCTGTTCGTCCGGGACTTCGCCGTGGTCTGGCTGCTGCCGGGCCCGGAGGCGTTCGCGCGCTTCGGCGATCTCTTCACCGCCGGCTACGACGACGTCAGCCGCTACGCCATCCCCGCCCCGGCGACGGACGGCATCCGGCTGATGATCATCGGCGGTGTGCTGGTGGTCGGCCTCGTCGTCGACGCCCTCGCCGTCACCTACCGCAGCGCCGCCCCCGCGGGGCTGCCGCTGCTCGCGCTCTACACGGTCGCCGCCGGCCTGTCCGACGGCGGTGCGAACTGGCTCTGGTTCGTGCTGGCCGCCGTGGGCTATCTGCTCCTGCTGCTCGCCGAGGGGCGCGACCGGCTCTCCCAGTGGGGCCGGGTCTTCGGCGGCGCGCCGCGCGGCCGCGGCCGGCAGAGTTCCGCTCTGGACGCGAGCGCTCCCGCGCACGCGCCGGTCCGCACGGGCCGCCGCATCGGCGTGGTCGCGCTCGGCGTGTCCCTGGTGGTGCCGGCCGTGCTCCCCGCCCTGGACGGCGGGCTGTTCGACGGCACGGGCAGCGGCCCGGGCCGCGGCTCGGGCGGCGGCGGCACGATCTCGGCCGTCAACCCCCTCGTCTCGCTCCAGGACAGCCTCAACCAGCCGACCAACCGCGAGGTGCTCCGCTACCGCACCAACGCGCCCGACACCAAGGGCATGTACCTGCGGATCGTCGCCCTGGACCGCTTCGACGGCACCTCATGGCGCTCCTCGGAGCGCAAGGTCGAGAACGTGCCGGACCGGCTCCCCGAGCCGTCCGGGCTCAGCCCCGCGGTGGCCGTCACCGAGGTCCGGACGAACCTCTCCGCGGCCGGCTCGTACAAGCAGAGCTGGCTGCCGATGCCCTACCCGGCGACGAAGGTGACCATCGACGGCCGCTGGCGCTACGAGCCCACGGGCCGGACGCTCGTGGGCGACCGCGGGCAGACCACGGGCGGCGTCCAGTACTCGGTGAGCAGTCTGGTGGTCCGCCCGACCAAGGAGCAGCTCGCCCAGGCCCTGGCCCCGCCGTCGGAGCTGAAGCGCGAGTACACCCAGGTGCCGGACTCCCTGCCGGACTCCGTCGCCGCGACGGCCCGCCGGATCACCGAGGGCTCGGCGAACGACTTCGAACGGGCCACCAAGCTCCAGAAGTGGTTCGCCGAGGACGGCGGTTTCACCTACAACACCCAGGTCCGTTCGGGCACGGGCGCGGCGGCGATCACCCGCTTCCTGGAGCAGAAGGAGGGCTTCTGCGTCCACTTCTCCTTCTCCATGGCGGCGATGGCCCGCACGCTCGGCATCCCGGCGCGCGTCGCGGTGGGCTTCACCCCGGGCACCCCGCAGTCCGACGGCACCATGTCCGTCGGCCTGCGCGACGCCCACGCCTGGCCGGAGCTCTACTTCGACGGCATCGGCTGGACGCGCTTCGAGCCGACCCCGAGCCGCGGCACCACACCGGAGTACGCCCAGGAGGAGACCCCGGCGGGCGACACGGCCGACCCGGCGCAGCCGGAGACGGACACCGGCGCCCAGCCGTCCCAGGCGCCGGCCTCGCCCGACGCCTGCCCCGAGCCCGAGCGGCGTCTGGGCGAGTGCGGGGCGGCGACGCCGGGCGATGTGGAGGAGCAGGAGGGCCAGGGCTTCCCCTGGACCACGGTGCTCTTCACCGGGCTCGGCGTGCTGGCCGTCGTGCTGCTGCTCCTGCTGCCGCTGCTGCTGCGGATCATGGCCCGCACCCGGCGGCTGAACGCGCTGCGCGCGCCGGCACCGCCGCCCCCCGGTTCCCCGGGCGCGGCGCCGCCGGCCGGGACGCCCGACGGGAAGCAGGTCACCGGCACGGTGACGGTGCCCCAGGACCCGGCGGGCACCCTGGCCGTCTGGCAGGAGATCACCGACACCGCCTGGGACCTGGGCATCGTTCCCGACGAGTCGCTGACCCCGCGCCGGGCGGCGGCGCGGCTGGTCACGGAGGGCGGGCTGACGGACGAGCCCGCGGCGGCGGTGCACCGCACCGCCCGTGCGGTGGAGGAGGTGCTGTACGCCCCCGACCCCCGGCCCGTCACGGGCCTGGCCGAGGACGCACGGCTGATCCGGTCGGGGCTGCGGGAGCAGGTGAGCACCTGGGTCCGCCTGCGCGCTCTGCTGCTGCCTCGTTCGTCCGTTCGGGTGATGTGGGCTCTCTCGGAGCGCTGGTCGGACCTCACGGACCGCTGGTCGCCCCGCCGCCTCCCCCTCGACCGGCTCACCTCCCTGCTCCGCCGCCCGACGAGACAGCGCGGCTAG